A window of Sulfurimonas gotlandica GD1 contains these coding sequences:
- a CDS encoding RDD family protein → MRFRNIKKRQKQAVDASKPKYVYARYVDRVKAFITDMFMIYAPILYVTAYMIMDGKDDFQSSEIAPLLGVALYGVIYALLLSKFGHTPGKKAYEMKVVDDKSGEYIGFFKASFRFIAFLFTATTLLGLLLPFYRKDKKALHDLICGTIVVVEKK, encoded by the coding sequence ATGAGATTCAGAAATATAAAAAAACGCCAAAAACAGGCTGTTGACGCATCCAAGCCAAAATATGTATATGCAAGGTATGTAGATAGAGTAAAAGCATTCATTACAGATATGTTTATGATTTATGCTCCAATACTATACGTTACGGCTTACATGATAATGGATGGTAAGGATGATTTTCAATCATCTGAGATAGCACCACTTCTAGGTGTTGCACTATATGGTGTAATATATGCTTTACTACTAAGTAAATTTGGCCATACTCCTGGTAAAAAAGCTTATGAGATGAAAGTTGTAGATGATAAGAGTGGAGAATATATAGGTTTCTTCAAGGCATCTTTTAGATTTATAGCATTTTTATTTACAGCTACTACTCTTTTAGGATTGCTTCTTCCATTTTACAGAAAAGATAAAAAAGCTCTTCATGATTTGATATGCGGCACTATTGTTGTAGTTGAGAAGAAATAA
- the petA gene encoding ubiquinol-cytochrome c reductase iron-sulfur subunit, which translates to MESNSRRGFMGKAFGAVAAVGAVGSLVAMKSSWDPLPSVKAAGFTTLDMSTYEENELITEKWRGKPIFVLKKTAAMVASQTDAQKERDVVVDGMHFMLAIGLCTHLGCIPAYKGEKDGFLCACHGGQFDWAGAVTKVPPPRGFDIPPFKIDGNKLVLGEAGPEYTKMKETGITL; encoded by the coding sequence ATGGAAAGTAATAGCCGTAGAGGTTTTATGGGGAAAGCGTTTGGTGCCGTCGCGGCAGTAGGTGCAGTAGGTTCATTGGTTGCAATGAAAAGTAGTTGGGATCCGCTTCCAAGTGTAAAAGCTGCAGGTTTTACTACTCTTGATATGTCAACATATGAAGAAAATGAGTTAATAACAGAGAAGTGGAGAGGGAAGCCAATCTTTGTTCTTAAGAAAACTGCTGCAATGGTTGCTAGTCAAACAGACGCACAAAAAGAGCGCGATGTTGTAGTTGATGGTATGCATTTTATGCTAGCGATAGGTTTATGTACACACCTAGGCTGTATTCCGGCGTACAAGGGCGAAAAAGATGGTTTCTTATGTGCATGTCATGGTGGCCAGTTTGACTGGGCAGGTGCTGTAACAAAAGTACCACCACCACGTGGTTTTGATATACCTCCATTTAAAATTGACGGAAACAAGTTGGTTTTAGGTGAAGCTGGTCCAGAATACACTAAGATGAAAGAAACTGGCATTACGCTATAG
- a CDS encoding cytochrome b produces the protein MAHFTKATSVKDWLNQRLAIEKVEKVMASEYWIPKNINFLWAMGMVLVITFVLLLVSGIFLLMYYQPSVGMAFDSVNYTIMREVGFGWLWRHVHGVAASVVFLIIYIHMFTGIYYGSYKKGREMIWISGMLLFIAFSTEAFSGYMLPWGQMSYWAGMVITNLFSGGSLHADGLVEWIRGDYVPAQAFLTRFFMLHVLLVPIAIMGLIGLHFAALRIPHVNNQDGDEIDFEAESKKYLDGDKAGSKVMRFANDFMSKDMMVVGVYLVFFFYLVFYNYGFAMDPVNFDPADGLKTPAHIYPEWYFLWSYEILRPFNIDLGLALFGFAQVIFVFLPFLDRSPNSVPASRRGAFKYWFWGMLIVMIVLTAMGKLPPEGMFSTIGLVAAIIFIAMWIALPIITSLEKKL, from the coding sequence ATGGCACATTTTACAAAGGCGACAAGTGTTAAAGATTGGTTAAACCAACGATTGGCAATTGAAAAAGTTGAAAAAGTTATGGCATCTGAATATTGGATTCCAAAAAATATTAACTTCTTGTGGGCAATGGGTATGGTTCTTGTAATCACATTTGTACTACTTTTAGTTTCAGGTATATTTTTATTGATGTATTATCAACCAAGTGTTGGTATGGCATTTGATAGTGTAAACTACACTATCATGAGAGAAGTTGGTTTTGGCTGGTTATGGAGACATGTACATGGTGTTGCGGCATCTGTTGTTTTCTTAATTATCTATATTCACATGTTTACGGGTATATATTACGGTTCTTATAAAAAAGGTCGTGAGATGATTTGGATTTCAGGAATGCTTTTATTCATTGCATTTTCAACTGAAGCATTTTCAGGTTATATGTTACCATGGGGACAAATGAGTTACTGGGCTGGTATGGTTATTACTAATCTATTCTCTGGTGGTTCACTACATGCAGACGGTTTAGTTGAGTGGATTCGTGGGGATTATGTTCCTGCTCAAGCATTCTTAACTCGTTTCTTTATGTTACACGTTCTTCTTGTACCGATCGCAATCATGGGTTTAATAGGGCTTCACTTCGCAGCTCTTCGTATACCACACGTTAATAACCAAGATGGTGATGAGATTGACTTTGAAGCTGAATCTAAAAAATATTTAGATGGCGACAAAGCTGGTTCAAAAGTTATGAGATTTGCTAATGACTTTATGTCAAAAGATATGATGGTTGTTGGAGTTTACTTAGTATTCTTCTTTTATCTAGTATTTTATAATTATGGTTTCGCAATGGATCCAGTAAACTTTGACCCTGCAGATGGTCTTAAGACACCTGCGCATATTTACCCTGAGTGGTATTTCCTATGGTCTTATGAGATTTTACGTCCTTTCAATATTGATCTTGGTTTAGCATTATTTGGATTTGCACAAGTTATTTTTGTTTTCTTACCTTTCTTAGATAGAAGTCCTAATTCAGTTCCTGCGTCTCGTCGTGGAGCATTTAAGTACTGGTTCTGGGGAATGCTTATTGTAATGATCGTTCTTACGGCTATGGGTAAACTACCACCAGAAGGTATGTTTAGTACTATTGGTCTTGTTGCAGCTATTATATTTATAGCTATGTGGATTGCATTACCAATTATTACATCATTAGAAAAAAAGTTATAA
- a CDS encoding c-type cytochrome, protein MKNKEPLILAVVVFFSLVTYYLVEPYAHHVMHKHVESENFAYADLPAITKTGNAANGKELVMNAGCAGCHSIEKAGMPAPMDAVMAAQSYGVNPPDLSDAGAIYDAKFLADLIKNPAHALKVEHKYDAAQGKMHPMVPFYGMGGDMDQEVADMVAYLQSIAISPADVTPKIAFENACGRCHSVSYEKWTQVGSKPAFKHKKDELAFDIKVLEYQDSLKAYMGKLPPDLSMYIRSRNEQFISTLIENPQNHLAGTAMPRVGVTADTADKVIEYMKDAGDTKRHERESVGMNVMIYIVIFAIFALLWKKQVWRDLH, encoded by the coding sequence ATGAAAAATAAAGAACCATTAATATTAGCAGTTGTAGTATTCTTTTCACTTGTAACTTATTATTTGGTTGAGCCTTACGCTCACCATGTAATGCACAAGCACGTAGAGAGTGAAAATTTTGCATATGCAGATTTACCGGCAATAACAAAAACTGGAAATGCAGCAAATGGTAAAGAGTTAGTGATGAATGCTGGTTGTGCTGGCTGTCACTCAATAGAAAAAGCTGGAATGCCTGCTCCAATGGACGCAGTTATGGCAGCACAAAGCTATGGTGTTAACCCACCTGATTTGAGTGATGCCGGTGCAATTTATGATGCTAAATTTTTAGCAGATTTAATTAAAAACCCTGCACACGCTCTAAAAGTTGAGCACAAGTATGATGCTGCTCAAGGTAAAATGCACCCTATGGTTCCTTTTTATGGAATGGGTGGAGATATGGACCAAGAAGTTGCTGATATGGTAGCTTACTTACAGTCTATTGCTATTAGCCCTGCTGATGTAACTCCAAAAATTGCATTCGAAAATGCTTGTGGTAGATGCCACTCTGTTAGTTATGAAAAATGGACACAGGTTGGTTCAAAACCAGCATTCAAACATAAAAAAGATGAGTTAGCATTTGATATTAAAGTATTAGAATATCAAGATTCACTTAAAGCATATATGGGTAAATTACCACCAGATTTAAGTATGTATATTCGTTCTCGTAATGAGCAGTTTATCAGTACTTTAATTGAAAATCCTCAAAATCACTTAGCTGGAACTGCTATGCCACGTGTTGGTGTAACTGCAGATACTGCAGATAAAGTTATTGAGTATATGAAAGATGCTGGTGATACTAAGCGTCACGAAAGAGAATCAGTTGGTATGAATGTAATGATTTACATCGTTATTTTCGCTATCTTTGCACTTCTTTGGAAAAAACAAGTATGGAGAGACTTACACTAG